The DNA segment CGGTCACGCGGTGCATGAGGCAACCGGGATACCAGGACGTACCTCCCGGTGCGCGGTGGTAAAGCGTAGCCGCGCCGATGGCCATCACGAGCACCGCGAGCGCCACCACCAGTGCCCGGTCTTTCCTCATGGGGTCGGACTGGAAGCAGCCGCTCCCACACCCACGACAATCGCGAAGATGATGTAGAGGAGCCAGAATGCCGCCGAAACCCCGAATCCGATGAGCGTCCACATCTTGGCCTTGGACGCCGCGGCCTTGGCGCCCTCGATGTCACCGGCGACTTTCAGCCCATCGACCTTCGCGGCGAAAACGATGCCCGGGATGCCGCAGATGGGGCAGCACAGAACCGCCACCACGATCGACTGCCAGAGCCAGTTGGAGATCACTTCCCCACCCGCAGCAGGCGGAGAATAGGGAGAGACCGGGGCGCTGTAAGGTGTGGCGGCCGGAGTTTCCGGAGAAATGGTGGAAACCGGAGCCGCGGCAGAAGTTGGCCGCAGCTCCGCCACCTGGGATGCCGGGATCCAGTCGCCCATCCCATCTTTCCACACCAGATCCGCCGGAGAGACCTCACCGGAGGCGAGCTTTGAAATGAGTTCACCCTGGGCCACAGGGCCGAGCTGGGTGCCGTTCTTCGAGTAGTACCACTGCATGATTTGTCGGAGTTGCTGAACCAGCCACACCCAAGCACGGACAAGCTCCTGTGGCAATCTATTGTGATACGGCGGCGAAGATGACCAGCACGATGCCGACAACGCAGGAAATGATCTGGATGTAGCCCATGATCAGCCCGGAAATAGCCATTCCCCGGCCTCCCATGGGGAGGGCGCTGTCATTGATCTGCTTCAGCGCCAGGTGCCCGCAAATGACCGCGGGGATACCGAGGATGATGAGGCAGGTGACCAGCCCCAGGATGCCGCAGACCATGCTGGCGATGGCATTGCCGGAAGTAGGGGCGAAATTCTGGGCATAGGCCTGATAGGGGGCGTTGGGAGCAGCGTATGGCGATGCCGGATACCCGGCCGGAACCACTTGCTGCCCGGACAACTCCGGCACCTGGGCGAGCGGCAGCCAGTCCGGCATACCCTCCCGCCAGACCAGCGTCTGGAGGTTCACCCTGCCCTGTTGGATCGCCCCCCGGATGGATCCCTCATCCACCGGTCCGACCTGCTGGCCATTTTCTCCGAAATACCAATGCCCCATTTGCTGGAAAGTGTTCGCGTCCATCATCCAGCCTCCCGCTCCGGAGGCAATCTCCAAATCACCGGACTCCCCCCATGAAAACAGTTGCCGGGTTCCACTCCCCCGCTACCCTGCCCCAACCTATGATCGTCGCACCAAAGATCCGCGGATTCATCTGCACCACCGCCCATCCTGATGGATGCGCGAAACACGTCGCCGAACAGATCTCCGTGGTGAAAAGCCGCGGACTCATCGCCAACGGCCCGAAGAAGGTGCTCGTGATAGGATCCTCCACCGGCTACGGACTTTCCTCCCGCATCGCCGCCGCCTTCGGCTCGAATGCCGCCACCATCGGCGTGTTCTTCGAAAAACCCGGTGAAGCGGAGAAGTGCGGCACCGCCGGCTGGTACAACTCCGCCGCCTTCGAAAAGGAAGCGGCCGCAGCCGGCCTCTATGCCCGCTCCTTCAATGGTGACGCTTTTTCCGATGATGTGAAGACCCAGGTCATCGCCGCGATCAAGGCCGACCTCGGCCAGGTGGACTGCGTGATCTACAGCCTCGCCTCCCCGCGCCGCACGGATCCGAAGTCCGGTGAGGTCTACAAGTCCGTCCTCAAGCCCGTCGGCACCAGCTACACCAACAAGAACCTCAACACCGGCAACGGGGTGGTGAACGAGGTGACCATCGAACCCGCCGAAGGCGATGACATCGCGCAAACCGTGGCGGTCATGGGCGGAGAGGACTGGCAAATGTGGATCGATGCACTGCTGGACGCCGGTGTGCTGGCAGATGGAGTGCAGACCGTATCCTACTCCTACATCGGGCCGGAAGTCACCTGGCCGATCTACAAGAACGGCACCATCGGCAAGGCGAAGGAAGATCTCGAGCGCGTGCAACGCGAACTGGACGCCAAGCTGGCTCCGCTCCACGGCAAGGCATGGGTTTCCGTCAACAAGGCGCTCGTCACCCAGGCCAGCTCCGCCATTCCGGTCGTCCCACTCTACATTTCCCTGCTCTACAAGGCGATGAAAGCCGCAGGCA comes from the Luteolibacter sp. SL250 genome and includes:
- a CDS encoding GYF domain-containing protein translates to MGHWYFGENGQQVGPVDEGSIRGAIQQGRVNLQTLVWREGMPDWLPLAQVPELSGQQVVPAGYPASPYAAPNAPYQAYAQNFAPTSGNAIASMVCGILGLVTCLIILGIPAVICGHLALKQINDSALPMGGRGMAISGLIMGYIQIISCVVGIVLVIFAAVSQ
- a CDS encoding GYF domain-containing protein, with amino-acid sequence MQWYYSKNGTQLGPVAQGELISKLASGEVSPADLVWKDGMGDWIPASQVAELRPTSAAAPVSTISPETPAATPYSAPVSPYSPPAAGGEVISNWLWQSIVVAVLCCPICGIPGIVFAAKVDGLKVAGDIEGAKAAASKAKMWTLIGFGVSAAFWLLYIIFAIVVGVGAAASSPTP
- the fabV gene encoding enoyl-ACP reductase FabV, producing MIVAPKIRGFICTTAHPDGCAKHVAEQISVVKSRGLIANGPKKVLVIGSSTGYGLSSRIAAAFGSNAATIGVFFEKPGEAEKCGTAGWYNSAAFEKEAAAAGLYARSFNGDAFSDDVKTQVIAAIKADLGQVDCVIYSLASPRRTDPKSGEVYKSVLKPVGTSYTNKNLNTGNGVVNEVTIEPAEGDDIAQTVAVMGGEDWQMWIDALLDAGVLADGVQTVSYSYIGPEVTWPIYKNGTIGKAKEDLERVQRELDAKLAPLHGKAWVSVNKALVTQASSAIPVVPLYISLLYKAMKAAGNHEDTIEQMDRLFRDHLYSGDAQPDEAGRIRVDDWEMTPEIQGIVDQRWKEVNTENLGELGDFEGYQSSFLRLFGFGLAGVDYSADTDTSVGVPSLS